The following are encoded in a window of Pseudomonas graminis genomic DNA:
- a CDS encoding ABC transporter substrate-binding protein: MSAPFTPLLRARNLLIGALLALSFGPIVQAAGPLQPLLVANQKSALKVLLEVSGELKDVPYEIKFSEFPSASPLGEALNAGAVDVGALGDAPYVFALGAGAALKVISITHVDGRYTTALIVRNDSPIKSVADLKGKRIVTGRGSIGHYLAIRALNEAGLKTSDVNFVYLLPSESRLILDNGDADAWATWAPYTTVATQNGARILPNGPDLLTNHSYLAATRSAIADKRVQLDDFVVRLDRAYRWANAHPAEYAAAQTKVTGLPLAVHLAVNQETKMERVSINDGVIEGLQNTADIYQREGILNKHVDVSRGFDPGFNAIRLAAEQSAEHTANQATDPTNPQAAR; encoded by the coding sequence ATGTCCGCCCCCTTCACTCCCCTGCTCCGCGCCCGAAACCTGCTCATCGGCGCGTTGCTCGCCCTGTCATTCGGCCCGATCGTCCAGGCCGCCGGGCCGCTTCAGCCGCTGCTCGTCGCCAACCAGAAATCTGCGCTCAAGGTGCTGCTGGAGGTCTCTGGCGAGTTGAAAGACGTACCGTACGAGATCAAGTTTTCCGAATTCCCCTCGGCATCGCCATTGGGCGAAGCCCTAAACGCGGGGGCCGTGGACGTCGGTGCACTGGGCGACGCGCCCTATGTCTTCGCGCTGGGCGCCGGCGCGGCGTTGAAGGTTATCAGCATCACCCACGTCGATGGCCGCTACACCACCGCGCTGATCGTGCGTAACGACTCGCCGATCAAGTCGGTGGCGGACCTCAAGGGCAAGCGCATCGTCACCGGGCGCGGCTCCATCGGCCACTACCTGGCCATTCGCGCGCTGAACGAAGCAGGGCTTAAGACCAGCGACGTGAATTTCGTCTACCTGTTGCCCAGTGAATCCCGGTTGATCCTCGACAACGGCGACGCCGACGCCTGGGCCACCTGGGCGCCCTACACCACCGTCGCCACGCAAAACGGCGCGCGCATTCTGCCCAATGGGCCGGATTTGCTGACCAACCATTCCTACCTGGCTGCGACCCGCTCAGCCATCGCCGACAAGCGCGTGCAGCTGGACGACTTCGTGGTGCGGCTCGACCGCGCCTATCGCTGGGCCAACGCCCACCCTGCCGAATACGCCGCCGCCCAGACCAAGGTGACCGGCCTGCCATTGGCCGTGCACCTGGCGGTCAATCAAGAGACGAAGATGGAACGCGTGAGCATCAATGACGGCGTCATCGAAGGCCTGCAGAACACCGCGGACATCTATCAGCGCGAAGGCATCCTCAACAAGCACGTCGACGTCTCCCGCGGCTTCGACCCGGGCTTCAACGCCATCCGCCTGGCCGCCGAGCAATCGGCCGAACATACAGCCAATCAAGCCACTGACCCAACCAATCCCCAAGCTGCGCGTTAA
- a CDS encoding LLM class flavin-dependent oxidoreductase — translation MSKPRQLKFGAMVHGVGHGWGEWRHPDAQADASTNFDWYKGQARLAEAAKFDFVFIADSLHIHEKSSPHYLNRFEPLTILSALAATTSKIGLVATVTVSYTEPFQVARQISSLDHISGGRAGWNVVTSWLSGTAENFSKSEHPPHAVRYRIAREHVSAVKGLWDSWEDDAFTHNKQTGEFFDRSKLHALNHAGDFFQVKGPLNIARSRQGQPVLFQAGTSEDGRNFAAEYSDAIFVHAESLEEAQAYYADLKRRAVGFGRNPDDLSILPGIRPIVGRNADEVEQRYQQAVQLVSIEDAIGALGRPFNDHDFSQYPLDAPFPDLGDLGANSQKGGSDRIKQQAREQNLTLRQVALDFSRPRREFVGTPEQVADQIQHWFEHGASDGFIINSLLPDGLKSFTELVIPVLQQRGLQRTDYSGSTLREHFGLAFPVNRHTAVRLSAATKVTDAEQSKVPA, via the coding sequence ATGAGCAAGCCTCGTCAACTCAAATTCGGTGCAATGGTCCACGGCGTGGGCCACGGCTGGGGCGAGTGGCGCCACCCGGACGCGCAGGCTGATGCCAGCACCAACTTCGACTGGTACAAGGGACAGGCCCGGTTGGCCGAGGCCGCGAAGTTCGATTTCGTGTTCATCGCTGACAGCCTGCACATTCACGAGAAATCCAGCCCGCATTACCTCAACCGGTTCGAGCCGCTGACCATTCTCTCGGCGCTGGCGGCGACGACATCGAAGATCGGGCTGGTGGCGACCGTGACCGTCAGCTACACCGAGCCCTTTCAAGTGGCACGGCAGATCTCTTCGCTGGACCACATCAGCGGCGGCCGGGCCGGCTGGAACGTCGTCACCTCATGGCTCAGCGGCACCGCCGAGAACTTCAGCAAGAGCGAACATCCGCCCCACGCCGTGCGCTATCGCATCGCCAGGGAACACGTGTCGGCGGTCAAAGGGCTGTGGGATTCCTGGGAGGACGACGCCTTCACCCACAACAAGCAAACCGGCGAGTTCTTTGACCGCAGCAAGCTGCACGCCTTGAACCACGCGGGCGACTTTTTCCAGGTCAAAGGTCCGCTGAACATCGCCCGCTCCCGCCAGGGCCAGCCGGTACTGTTTCAGGCGGGCACCTCGGAGGACGGGCGCAACTTCGCTGCGGAATATTCCGACGCGATTTTCGTCCACGCCGAGTCCCTGGAAGAAGCCCAAGCGTATTACGCCGATCTCAAGCGCCGCGCCGTCGGTTTCGGCCGCAACCCGGATGACCTGTCGATTTTGCCGGGCATTCGCCCGATCGTGGGTCGCAACGCAGACGAGGTTGAGCAGCGTTATCAGCAAGCCGTGCAACTGGTGAGCATCGAGGACGCCATCGGCGCGCTGGGCCGACCGTTCAACGACCACGACTTCAGCCAATACCCGCTGGATGCGCCGTTTCCAGACCTGGGCGATCTTGGCGCCAACAGCCAGAAAGGCGGATCCGACCGCATCAAACAGCAAGCCAGGGAGCAGAACCTCACCCTGCGCCAGGTCGCGCTGGATTTTTCCCGCCCTCGCCGCGAGTTTGTCGGCACACCTGAACAGGTCGCCGATCAGATTCAGCACTGGTTCGAGCACGGCGCCAGCGACGGTTTCATCATCAATTCGCTGCTGCCTGATGGGCTGAAATCCTTCACGGAGCTGGTCATTCCAGTCCTGCAGCAGCGTGGCCTGCAACGCACCGATTACAGTGGTTCGACCCTGCGCGAGCATTTCGGCCTGGCGTTTCCGGTTAATCGTCATACGGCCGTGCGGTTGTCCGCTGCGACGAAGGTCACGGACGCTGAACAATCGAAGGTCCCGGCATGA
- a CDS encoding acyl-CoA dehydrogenase family protein: MSAGLNRQPGAPVVAETEAAFAARLQGITERLTESAQHYDQTAEFPHENFRLLQEHGLLGLTVEGALGGGDADLKRAQQVISAVAKGEPSTALILVMQYIQHARIREVKNWPEHLYRQVALDAVNKGALINALRVEPDLGSPSRGGLPATIARRTAQGWRISGRKIYSTGSHGLTWFNVWARSDDADPRVGVWLVRKDSPGVRIVEDWDHLGMRATSSHDVIFDDVLVPLDHAVNTSPASSPQPELDAMGLLWMSVLLSSVYDGIAQSARDWLVGFLEQRTPSNLGASLSTLPRFQEVLGHIDTLLFANRTLLESATHGLTSAGHASQIKYLVTSNAIRAVELAIEATGNPGLSRSNPLQRHYRNVVCGRVHTPQNDVVLQGVGKAVFVARAVRQ, translated from the coding sequence ATGAGCGCAGGATTGAATCGGCAGCCTGGCGCCCCTGTAGTCGCCGAGACCGAAGCGGCCTTCGCTGCGCGTTTGCAGGGGATAACCGAGCGGCTGACCGAGTCTGCGCAGCACTACGACCAGACGGCTGAATTCCCACACGAAAACTTCCGTTTGCTGCAAGAGCACGGTTTGCTTGGGCTGACGGTGGAAGGCGCGCTGGGGGGCGGCGATGCGGATCTCAAGCGGGCGCAACAGGTGATCAGCGCGGTGGCGAAAGGTGAGCCGTCCACCGCGCTGATTCTGGTGATGCAGTACATCCAGCACGCGCGCATTCGCGAGGTGAAAAACTGGCCGGAGCATCTCTACCGCCAGGTGGCGTTGGACGCAGTCAATAAGGGCGCGCTGATCAATGCCCTGCGGGTCGAGCCGGATCTGGGTTCACCCTCTCGCGGCGGGCTGCCGGCGACGATTGCGCGCAGGACGGCGCAAGGCTGGCGGATCAGCGGACGGAAAATTTATTCAACGGGCAGTCACGGGCTGACGTGGTTCAACGTGTGGGCGCGCAGCGATGACGCCGATCCGCGGGTCGGGGTCTGGCTGGTGCGCAAGGACAGCCCGGGCGTGCGCATCGTCGAGGACTGGGACCACCTGGGCATGCGCGCGACGTCCAGCCACGATGTGATTTTCGACGACGTGCTGGTGCCGCTGGACCATGCTGTCAACACCAGCCCGGCGAGTTCACCTCAGCCGGAGCTGGATGCGATGGGGTTGCTGTGGATGTCGGTGTTGTTGTCGTCGGTGTACGACGGCATTGCTCAGTCGGCGCGCGACTGGCTGGTCGGATTTCTGGAGCAGCGCACGCCGTCCAACCTGGGCGCCTCGCTGTCGACACTGCCGCGCTTTCAGGAAGTGCTCGGCCATATCGACACGCTGCTGTTCGCCAATCGCACGCTGCTGGAGTCAGCGACTCATGGGCTGACGTCGGCGGGCCATGCGTCCCAGATCAAATACCTGGTGACCAGCAACGCCATTCGCGCGGTAGAGCTGGCCATCGAAGCCACCGGCAACCCCGGCCTGTCCCGCAGCAACCCGCTGCAACGCCATTACCGCAACGTCGTCTGCGGCCGTGTGCACACACCGCAGAATGACGTGGTGTTACAGGGGGTGGGCAAAGCGGTGTTTGTCGCAAGGGCGGTCAGGCAGTGA
- a CDS encoding molybdopterin guanine dinucleotide-containing S/N-oxide reductase, giving the protein MSFTSLHWGAYRPRVVDGRLQAMDPVEWDADPSPIGLSIPGAIDSATRIRRPAVRRSFLERFNDHPALRDPHLRGNEAFVEVPWDVALDLVATELSRVKGEHGNKAIFGGSYGWGSAGRFHHAQSQLHRFLNSYGGYVYSVDSYSLGAGRVLMPHIVGNMDWLLAAHTSWRNLAEHCELFVAFGGLPLKNAQCSPGGASDHLVSNGIRRMSDAGVQFVNVSPLRDDLTGSERNEWLAVRPGSDTALMMALCWVLVDEGLHNTDFLRRYTVGHERFIEYLLGAVDGVAKTPEWAAALTDIPAQRIVSLAREMAGKRTMINVAYSLQRAQFGEQPFWMTVTLSAMLGQIGLPGGGFGLGYGCMNNTGSGRKAFSGPRFSQGVNPVKDFIPVARITDMLLNPGEAFDYNGKRYHYPHIRLVYWAGGNIFHHHQDINRLLHAWQRPETIIVHEQFWTAQAKHADIVLPATTALERDDIGSAASDRYMIAMHKAIEPVGEARDDYAIFAELSRRLDCMQVFTEGRDAGQWLRLLYEESRSRAGSFAIELPDFEEFWREGVFEVDYPPDDTVLLKAFRDDPQGDPLQTPSGKIEVFSETIAGFGYADCPGHPVWLDKPAQPLPLHLLSNQPKTRLHSQYDHGAYSQASKIQGREPLTINRQDALARGIAEGEVVRVFNDRGAFLAGVIVSDTIRPGVVQIATGAWFDPLAKGQANSLEKHGNPNVLTEDVGASSLSQGCSAQTVTVEVEKWHGEVPPITAFDPPEILGARV; this is encoded by the coding sequence ATGAGTTTCACCTCGTTGCATTGGGGCGCTTACCGTCCGCGCGTTGTTGACGGACGTCTGCAGGCCATGGACCCGGTAGAGTGGGACGCGGACCCTTCGCCGATCGGTTTATCCATCCCCGGCGCCATCGACTCTGCCACGCGTATCCGTCGGCCGGCCGTGCGCCGCAGTTTTCTTGAGCGCTTCAACGATCATCCGGCCCTACGCGACCCGCACCTGCGCGGCAACGAAGCCTTTGTCGAGGTGCCGTGGGACGTTGCGCTGGATCTGGTCGCCACTGAGTTGTCGCGGGTGAAGGGCGAGCACGGCAATAAGGCTATTTTCGGCGGCAGCTATGGCTGGGGCAGCGCGGGGCGTTTTCATCACGCCCAGAGTCAGCTGCACCGTTTCCTCAACAGCTATGGCGGCTACGTGTACAGCGTCGACAGTTACAGCCTCGGCGCCGGCCGGGTGTTGATGCCGCACATCGTCGGCAATATGGACTGGCTGCTGGCGGCGCATACGTCCTGGCGGAATCTCGCGGAGCATTGCGAGCTGTTCGTCGCTTTCGGCGGCTTGCCGTTGAAGAACGCCCAGTGCAGTCCCGGCGGCGCCAGCGATCATCTGGTCAGCAACGGCATTCGCAGGATGTCGGATGCCGGCGTGCAGTTCGTCAATGTCAGCCCGCTGCGTGATGATTTAACCGGATCGGAACGCAATGAATGGCTCGCCGTCCGGCCCGGCAGCGACACTGCGCTGATGATGGCGCTGTGCTGGGTGCTGGTGGACGAAGGGCTGCACAACACGGATTTTCTGCGTCGCTACACGGTGGGGCATGAGCGCTTCATCGAATATCTGCTCGGCGCCGTGGATGGTGTGGCGAAGACGCCGGAGTGGGCTGCGGCCCTGACTGATATTCCGGCCCAACGGATTGTCAGCCTCGCGCGGGAAATGGCCGGCAAGCGCACGATGATCAACGTCGCCTATTCGCTGCAGCGGGCGCAGTTCGGCGAGCAACCGTTCTGGATGACCGTGACCCTGTCGGCGATGCTCGGGCAGATCGGTCTGCCCGGTGGCGGCTTCGGTCTGGGTTATGGTTGCATGAACAACACCGGCAGCGGGCGCAAGGCGTTTTCCGGGCCGCGCTTTTCCCAGGGCGTGAACCCGGTCAAGGATTTCATTCCGGTGGCGCGGATCACCGACATGCTGCTCAATCCCGGCGAGGCTTTTGATTACAACGGCAAGCGGTATCACTATCCGCACATTCGGCTGGTGTACTGGGCTGGCGGTAACATCTTCCACCATCACCAGGACATCAATCGACTGCTGCACGCCTGGCAGCGTCCGGAAACCATCATCGTTCACGAGCAATTCTGGACCGCTCAGGCCAAACACGCCGATATCGTACTGCCGGCCACGACCGCACTGGAGCGGGATGACATCGGCAGCGCGGCGTCGGACCGCTACATGATCGCCATGCACAAGGCGATCGAGCCAGTGGGGGAGGCGCGGGATGATTATGCGATCTTCGCCGAGCTGTCCCGTCGGCTCGACTGCATGCAGGTGTTTACCGAGGGCCGTGACGCCGGTCAATGGCTGCGCTTGTTGTATGAAGAGTCGCGATCACGGGCCGGAAGCTTCGCCATCGAGCTGCCCGATTTTGAGGAGTTCTGGCGCGAAGGTGTCTTTGAGGTGGATTACCCGCCAGACGATACGGTGCTGCTCAAGGCGTTTCGTGACGACCCGCAGGGGGATCCGCTACAGACGCCGTCGGGCAAGATCGAGGTTTTCAGTGAGACGATCGCAGGCTTTGGTTACGCCGATTGCCCCGGCCATCCCGTATGGCTGGACAAGCCCGCCCAGCCGCTGCCCCTGCATCTGCTATCGAATCAGCCGAAGACGCGCCTGCACAGCCAATACGACCACGGTGCGTACAGCCAGGCCTCGAAAATTCAGGGGCGGGAGCCGTTGACGATCAACCGGCAGGACGCCTTGGCGCGCGGGATTGCCGAGGGGGAGGTGGTCAGGGTGTTCAATGATCGAGGTGCATTTCTGGCGGGGGTGATTGTGTCAGACACCATTCGCCCGGGCGTGGTGCAGATCGCCACCGGCGCCTGGTTTGATCCGTTGGCGAAGGGGCAGGCGAATAGCCTGGAGAAGCACGGCAATCCGAATGTGCTGACTGAAGATGTCGGCGCGTCGAGTCTGTCCCAGGGCTGTTCGGCGCAGACGGTCACGGTTGAAGTCGAGAAGTGGCACGGCGAAGTGCCCCCGATCACCGCGTTCGATCCGCCTGAAATCCTGGGAGCCAGGGTCTAA
- a CDS encoding ABC transporter substrate-binding protein, whose translation MLSLLLFSGSLTAVHAAELVVGDQSYGARTVMEAAGVLDDLPYTLEWKQFTAGSPVAEALNAGSLDVGLLGDAPVLFLGALGAPIKVIGVSRQNLAGVAIVVGKDSPIKTVADLKGKRVAIWKGSWSQQLMLTALDKAGIARDAVEYRYLSALDASHALDGGSVDAIATWDPYVIQQERQGGRVITTAQNLIPAQSFVVANDRSIKDKRPEITDFLQRLQKARAWSVANKQNTDTYANAWAVLSKADPAVARGWFERSATVVLPISPQVITQAQQTIDFFNAAGLTKSYPAGTVFDDSFASALEAGADALAQTAR comes from the coding sequence GTGTTGTCCCTTCTTTTATTCAGCGGCTCCCTCACCGCGGTGCATGCCGCAGAACTGGTCGTGGGCGACCAAAGCTATGGCGCCCGGACCGTCATGGAAGCCGCCGGCGTTCTCGACGATTTGCCTTACACGCTGGAGTGGAAGCAGTTCACTGCCGGCTCGCCTGTGGCGGAAGCGCTCAACGCAGGCAGCCTCGACGTCGGACTGCTGGGTGATGCCCCCGTGCTGTTTCTCGGCGCGTTGGGGGCGCCGATCAAGGTGATTGGGGTTTCCCGGCAGAACCTGGCGGGTGTGGCGATCGTGGTCGGCAAGGATTCGCCCATCAAAACGGTGGCGGACCTTAAAGGCAAGCGGGTGGCGATCTGGAAGGGTTCGTGGAGCCAGCAACTGATGCTGACCGCGCTGGACAAGGCCGGCATCGCGCGGGATGCGGTGGAATATCGATATCTGAGTGCGCTGGATGCTTCTCACGCCCTGGACGGCGGCTCGGTCGACGCCATCGCGACATGGGATCCCTACGTGATTCAACAGGAACGGCAGGGCGGGCGGGTGATCACCACTGCGCAAAACCTGATCCCGGCGCAGAGCTTTGTTGTTGCCAATGACCGCTCGATCAAAGACAAGCGCCCAGAGATCACTGACTTTCTCCAGCGCCTGCAGAAGGCTCGGGCCTGGTCGGTCGCCAACAAGCAAAACACTGACACGTACGCCAACGCCTGGGCCGTCCTTTCCAAGGCCGATCCTGCAGTGGCGCGCGGCTGGTTTGAGCGTTCGGCGACGGTGGTGCTGCCGATTTCGCCCCAGGTCATCACCCAGGCGCAGCAGACCATCGACTTTTTCAACGCCGCCGGGCTGACGAAATCCTATCCTGCTGGCACTGTATTCGACGACTCCTTTGCCTCGGCGCTCGAAGCCGGGGCTGACGCGTTGGCACAAACGGCGCGTTGA
- a CDS encoding GAF domain-containing protein: MIDLNSAGEGLDGYRLLAAQLESLLADERDFIANAAQFSAFLYTQLDDLNWAGFYLNRNEELVLGPFQGQIACVRIPFGKGVCGTAAQSRETQRVHDVHEFPGHIACDSASNSEVVVPLIKDGKLIGVLDLDSPSVGRFSEEDQAGIERLAAIFLKSTDC; this comes from the coding sequence ATGATCGATTTGAATTCCGCAGGCGAGGGGCTTGATGGCTACCGCCTGCTCGCTGCACAACTGGAATCCCTGCTGGCGGACGAGCGCGATTTCATCGCCAACGCTGCGCAGTTCTCGGCTTTCCTTTATACCCAGCTCGACGACCTGAACTGGGCAGGCTTCTACCTCAATCGCAACGAAGAGCTGGTGCTGGGTCCGTTCCAGGGCCAGATCGCCTGCGTGCGCATTCCGTTCGGCAAGGGCGTCTGCGGCACGGCGGCACAGAGCCGCGAAACCCAGCGCGTGCACGATGTCCATGAGTTTCCCGGACACATCGCCTGCGACAGTGCTTCCAATAGCGAGGTGGTGGTGCCTTTGATAAAGGACGGAAAGCTGATTGGCGTTCTGGATCTGGACAGCCCGAGTGTCGGGCGCTTCAGCGAGGAAGATCAGGCGGGGATTGAGCGGCTGGCGGCGATCTTCTTGAAATCGACCGATTGCTGA
- a CDS encoding ATP-binding protein, with amino-acid sequence MDSRLNAFLERAESVLARLEPLLPAVRQPVDWDTTLAARWVREGRVGYLMPLEVTLDMRLSDLIGVDRQREQLGRNTQQFIDGLPANHALLWGSRGTGKSSLVRALLAEHAKAGLRLIEIERDHLGDLPRVVEQLQKLPQRFVLFCDDLSFESGEGDYRVLKSVLDGSLEQAPDNVLLYATSNRRHLVPEKESDNAHWQRGDDGEIHPSEAVEDKIALSDRFGLWLSFYPFTQEHFLDVVEHWIGELATKAGLQWQRDEALEIHAVRWATGRGNRNGRCAYQFARYWVGLKMLEQDA; translated from the coding sequence GTGGATTCTCGATTGAACGCATTTCTGGAGCGCGCCGAGTCGGTGCTGGCGCGTCTCGAACCTCTGCTGCCTGCCGTGCGACAGCCCGTGGACTGGGATACAACGCTGGCGGCGCGCTGGGTGCGCGAAGGCCGTGTCGGTTACCTGATGCCGCTCGAGGTCACCCTGGACATGCGCCTGTCCGACCTCATTGGCGTTGACCGCCAGCGTGAGCAACTGGGCCGCAACACGCAACAGTTCATCGACGGGCTGCCCGCCAACCACGCGTTGCTCTGGGGTTCCCGTGGCACGGGCAAATCGTCACTGGTCCGGGCGTTGCTCGCCGAGCACGCCAAAGCCGGTCTGCGCCTGATCGAGATCGAGCGGGATCATCTGGGGGATCTGCCGCGTGTGGTCGAGCAGCTGCAGAAATTGCCGCAGCGCTTTGTATTGTTCTGCGATGACCTGTCGTTCGAATCCGGCGAAGGCGACTACCGGGTGCTGAAGAGCGTGCTCGACGGCTCGCTGGAACAGGCGCCGGACAACGTCCTGCTGTACGCCACGTCCAATCGCCGCCACCTCGTGCCGGAAAAGGAGAGCGACAATGCTCACTGGCAGCGCGGTGACGACGGCGAGATTCACCCGAGTGAAGCCGTGGAGGACAAGATCGCGCTGTCGGACCGCTTTGGTCTATGGCTGTCTTTCTATCCCTTCACCCAGGAGCATTTCCTGGATGTGGTGGAGCACTGGATCGGCGAGCTGGCGACCAAGGCCGGCTTGCAATGGCAGCGTGATGAAGCCCTTGAGATTCACGCCGTGCGCTGGGCGACCGGCCGCGGCAACCGCAACGGTCGTTGCGCGTATCAGTTCGCCCGCTACTGGGTTGGTTTGAAAATGCTGGAGCAAGACGCATGA
- a CDS encoding hybrid sensor histidine kinase/response regulator produces the protein MDIAITHRLSFKQARLTVLIGFVLGTLLSLSQIALDYASEDASIDREIRSLLQISHNPASRIAYNLDAELAQELTLGLLHSPAVVGARLTDNNNVQLAAVSRPLANSAYRMVSDFLFGGSRQFEDVLHLDHIPNESIGVLHLDVDTFAFGSHFLQRAGITLINGFVRSLVLAGLLLALFYFTLTKPLTGMIRALSERDPRSPVQPPLPCPRGHEHDEIGVLVAVTNRQFESVASEFARRREAENRLTDHLNELEDIVSARTNQLEASNARLSQSNEELQIARSTALDMAHARSAFLAHMSHEIRTPLNGLLGMLALSLDGPLSAEQRQQLSIAHDSGKVLVELLNDILDLSKFDAGQVELERIPFDLAALIEDTASLLSQNAAPNVELTCLIDPRFPASVLGDPTRVRQIVSNLLSNALKFTRAGRVDVRLGQHGEHMRIEVCDTGIGIAQDAQAKIFQPFTQAEAAITRQYGGTGLGLTLTHNLTDAMNGQLSIESTLGVGSRFRVDLPLPAHTPALQWPLLKGKVLVASDAGSGLLEMLSRVLPEWGVTCQHLEEDAPPDCDADLLITDCPQCLVAIREACTVPVLLVTAYGNFMPGEQVAALAPLQQQARPLPRYVLHQSLARILDADGQAGSSHEQVAPSPTHRARILLVEDNPVNQLVAKGMLGKLGCEVIVSSNGAEALQQLEQDHFDLVLMDCNMPVMNGYDATRCIRKNGRWSDLPIIALTANAMPEEREHCKAAGMSDYLAKPFRREELMALLDQWIPVEQPH, from the coding sequence ATGGATATAGCGATCACCCACAGGCTGTCATTCAAACAGGCCCGTCTGACTGTGCTGATCGGCTTTGTATTGGGCACGCTGCTCAGTCTGTCTCAAATTGCGCTCGATTATGCCAGCGAAGACGCGTCCATCGATCGTGAAATTCGCTCCTTGCTGCAAATCAGTCACAACCCCGCCTCGCGCATTGCCTACAACCTCGACGCAGAACTGGCGCAGGAGCTGACCCTCGGCCTGCTGCACTCACCGGCCGTGGTCGGCGCGCGCCTGACCGATAACAACAACGTTCAGCTCGCTGCCGTGTCGCGACCGTTGGCGAACAGCGCCTACCGGATGGTCAGTGACTTCCTGTTCGGCGGCAGCCGGCAGTTCGAAGACGTGCTGCACCTGGACCACATACCCAATGAGTCCATCGGCGTCTTGCACCTGGACGTCGACACCTTCGCTTTCGGCAGCCATTTTCTGCAGCGCGCCGGGATCACACTGATCAACGGTTTCGTGCGCAGCCTGGTGCTGGCCGGCCTGTTGCTGGCGCTGTTTTACTTCACCCTGACCAAACCGCTGACGGGCATGATCCGTGCGCTCTCGGAACGGGATCCGCGCAGCCCCGTTCAACCCCCGCTGCCCTGCCCGCGCGGCCATGAGCATGACGAAATCGGCGTGCTGGTGGCGGTCACGAATCGGCAGTTCGAGAGCGTGGCCAGTGAGTTCGCGCGGCGGCGGGAAGCGGAAAACCGGCTCACCGACCACCTCAACGAACTGGAAGACATCGTCTCCGCGCGGACCAACCAGCTTGAAGCCAGCAACGCCCGGCTCAGCCAGTCCAACGAAGAACTGCAGATCGCGCGCAGCACGGCGCTGGACATGGCCCACGCGCGCTCAGCCTTTCTGGCCCATATGAGCCATGAAATACGCACGCCCCTCAATGGCTTGTTGGGCATGCTGGCCCTGTCCCTCGATGGCCCGCTGAGTGCAGAACAGCGCCAGCAGCTGTCCATTGCCCACGACTCGGGCAAGGTGTTGGTCGAACTGCTCAACGACATTCTCGACCTGTCGAAATTTGATGCCGGTCAGGTGGAGCTTGAGCGCATTCCGTTCGATCTGGCGGCCTTGATCGAAGACACCGCCAGCCTGCTGTCGCAGAACGCGGCGCCGAATGTCGAGCTGACCTGCCTGATCGACCCGCGTTTCCCGGCGTCCGTGCTGGGTGACCCGACCCGGGTGCGCCAGATCGTCAGCAACCTGCTCTCGAACGCCCTCAAGTTCACCCGGGCAGGGCGCGTGGATGTGCGCCTGGGTCAACATGGCGAGCACATGCGTATCGAGGTGTGCGACACCGGCATCGGTATCGCGCAGGACGCTCAGGCGAAAATCTTCCAGCCATTCACCCAGGCCGAAGCGGCGATCACCCGGCAGTACGGCGGCACCGGTCTGGGCCTGACCCTGACCCACAACCTGACCGATGCCATGAACGGGCAATTGAGTATCGAGTCCACCCTTGGCGTTGGCAGCCGCTTCCGCGTGGACCTGCCGCTGCCGGCACACACGCCGGCGCTGCAATGGCCGCTGCTGAAAGGCAAAGTGCTGGTCGCCAGCGATGCGGGCAGCGGATTACTGGAAATGTTGAGCCGAGTGCTGCCGGAATGGGGCGTTACCTGCCAGCACCTTGAGGAAGACGCACCACCCGACTGCGACGCGGACTTGCTCATCACCGATTGCCCGCAATGCCTGGTGGCCATCCGCGAGGCGTGCACGGTGCCGGTGTTGCTGGTGACGGCGTACGGCAATTTCATGCCCGGCGAGCAAGTTGCGGCCCTGGCACCGCTGCAGCAGCAGGCGCGGCCGTTACCGCGCTACGTGCTGCATCAGAGCCTGGCGCGCATTCTGGATGCCGACGGCCAGGCGGGCAGCAGCCACGAACAGGTCGCCCCCTCACCCACCCATCGGGCGCGTATCCTGCTGGTGGAGGACAACCCGGTTAATCAACTGGTAGCGAAAGGCATGCTGGGCAAGCTCGGTTGCGAGGTCATCGTCAGCAGCAACGGCGCCGAAGCGCTGCAACAGCTTGAGCAGGACCACTTCGATCTGGTGCTGATGGACTGCAACATGCCCGTGATGAACGGCTATGACGCCACCCGTTGCATTCGGAAAAACGGACGTTGGTCGGACCTGCCGATCATCGCACTGACGGCCAACGCGATGCCCGAAGAGCGCGAACACTGCAAGGCCGCGGGCATGAGCGACTACCTGGCCAAGCCGTTTCGTCGCGAGGAATTGATGGCGTTGCTTGATCAGTGGATCCCCGTGGAACAGCCGCACTGA